AGCCCCCGTCTAACATAAGTGCGCTGCCGGTGACTAAAGAGGACGCGTCGCTGGCGAGGAAAACAACGGCACCCATCGTCTCTTCTATACGTCCCACGCGCCCAAGGGCGATTTTTGACGTGACCCAGTTTCTGAATCCAGGCTTCTCGAACATATTCTGGGTAAAAGCCGTTTCGATGAACGTCGGGCAGACTGTGTTCACCCTGATCTGCTGTGGTCCCAGTTCCCATGCGAGCGCCTTCGTCATGCCTTCTATGGCGTGCTTGGTCGCACAATAAACAGTTCGCCCCGGACTTCCGACGTGACCCATTTGCGAGGAGACGTTGACGATGGAGCCAGGCTTTTTTGCGTTAAGTAAGCCTTTTGAGACGGCTCGTGAGACGTAAAACGTAGCCTTCACGTTCAGCGCTATAACTGCATCAAGATCCTCATCTGTGACGTCAACAAGATTCATGGGTCTATTCATTCCGGCACTGTTGACCAGCACATCGAACGGGCCGAGCTCGTTGATTGCCTCTGAGACACGAGCTGAATCGGTAATGTCGAGAACCATGGCGTCGGTTACCCCACCTGCTGCGTTCAGAGCGTCGCAAGCAGCCTCAATTTCTCCTGCTGTCCGGGCTGCTAGCGTCACCCGCGCGCCCGCTTGGGCAAGTGCAGCTGCGGCAGCAAAGCCAATGCCTCTTCCTGCGCCGGTGACTAGCGCAGCTTTACCATCAAGCCGAAATGATGGGATGGTGGGTACCATTTCCATTCCTATTGATAGGTTATAAATTGTATCTATCTCACGAGCCAAAATAATTGCGGGACAACTTTGGGTCAGTATCGGGTTTTAACGTCTCGAGCTTGCTGCGCATATCTGCTGTCAACGGAGCAGGCCTTCGCATTTTATCGTTCAGGTAGGTATCAACGAATGTGACATGTGTAACGCCATTTGTACTCATTGCGAAAAAAGATTGATACCGCAGGCGACACTCGTATTGCAGACTTTGACTATGCCGAGCCTGAAGCTGAAAAGGTCCGGAAAACAGACCTCTTCAAGTACTCGCAGCCAGTACTTATCACCAATCCTATAACTTCACAGCGACTCGGATCCCGCACGTTTTGTCAAATTAGCCGCGGTATCGCACCATGTATAATGCACCGCGTTGTTCACACGCCCATGGTTATCGAAGTCCTTTCGTTTAGTATTGAATTGAAAAAACCAGCGCAAGATTCTGTGGGAGCGAAGCGCGGTGCAGGTCATGGCCATGCTGAGGTCAATTATTTATGCAGGAACGGCCGTGCCATACGGTACATTTCGGTGACCATAGCGCCGCACGCGAATGTTTGCCTGCTCTCCGTGTGCGATCATGCCTTCAATGGCACACAGGCGTGAGCAATAGGATCCGATCAGCGCGCTTGCTTCGTCGGTCAAGACTTTCTGATACGTGCAGGTCTTAATGAATTTGCCTACCCAGAGACCGCCTGTGTAACGAGCAGCCTTGCCTGTGGGCAACGTGTGGTTCGTGCCAATCACTTTGTCGCCGAAGGCGACGTTGGTTCGAGAACCGAGGAACAGTGCGCCGTAGTTCTTCATATTCTTCAAGAAGTAGTCTGGATCGCGCGTCATCACTTGCACGTGCTCGGATGCGATGCGGTCCGCTTCTGAAATCATTTCGTCCAGAGTGTCGACGACAATGACTTCCCCGTAATCACGCCAGGAAACACCGGCGGTATTGGCTGTCGGCAGAATCTTCAGGATCCGCTCGACCTCTGCAAGCGTGTCCTTCGCCAGTTGCAACGAGTTGGTTAACAGAACAGCGGGAGTGTTGAAGCCGTGTTCGGCCTGGCCCAACAAGTCCGTTGCACAGATTTCAGCATCAACGCTGTCGTCCGCGATAACGAGGGTTTCCGACGGACCTGCGATCAGGTCGATGCCAATGCGCCCGAACAATTGGCGCTTTGCTTCGGCAACGTAAGCGTTGCCCGGTCCCACTACCATTGCGACGGGGTCGATGCTTTGGGTGCCAAGTGCCATCGCAGCAATCGCCTGAACGCCACCAAAAGTGTAGATTTCGTCAGCACCGCCGAGATGCATGGCCGCGACGACGGCGGGGTTTGGCTTGCCTTGAACAGGAGGCGATGCTGTGATGATGCGCGGCACGCCCGCTACCTTTGCGGTTACAACACCCATGTGCGCAGATGCGACGAGCGGGAACTTGCCGCCCGGCACATAGCACGCCACGCTGTCGACCGGCATGTTTTTATGACCCAGGACGACACCCGGGAGTGTTTCAACCTCGACATCCCGGATCGAGTTGCGCTGAGCTTGCGCAAAGTTGCGAACTTGAGCCTGTGCAAACTTGATATCGGATACCTCACCATCGGACAATGAGCGCACGCAAGCGGCGATTTCAGCTTCCGAGAGACGGAAACTTTCAGGCGACCAGTTGTCGAACTTCTTCGACAGTTCCGCTACAGCTGCATCGCCACGTTGTGAAACGTCTGCAAGGATGCCAGTCACCGTGTCACGGACCTTTGCAGCCTCCTGCGTGGACTCCTCGGTGCTGCGGCCGCGCTTAAGAATTTGAATTGCCATTTGCTGTCCTGTCGAAGGTTGGTAATCAGGTGCTTCCCCTTGCGGGAAGACTTGCGTTGCGATGGGTGCAAATTTAGCGCAAACTGTTATGCAAATGCAGTGCAACTTCTACAAAGTTACCCTAACGGGCGCGTCTTCGACAATTTGGGGCGCGGCCCCTTTAAAATG
This is a stretch of genomic DNA from Paraburkholderia phymatum STM815. It encodes these proteins:
- a CDS encoding SDR family NAD(P)-dependent oxidoreductase; protein product: MVPTIPSFRLDGKAALVTGAGRGIGFAAAAALAQAGARVTLAARTAGEIEAACDALNAAGGVTDAMVLDITDSARVSEAINELGPFDVLVNSAGMNRPMNLVDVTDEDLDAVIALNVKATFYVSRAVSKGLLNAKKPGSIVNVSSQMGHVGSPGRTVYCATKHAIEGMTKALAWELGPQQIRVNTVCPTFIETAFTQNMFEKPGFRNWVTSKIALGRVGRIEETMGAVVFLASDASSLVTGSALMLDGGWTAA
- the hisD gene encoding histidinol dehydrogenase, with product MAIQILKRGRSTEESTQEAAKVRDTVTGILADVSQRGDAAVAELSKKFDNWSPESFRLSEAEIAACVRSLSDGEVSDIKFAQAQVRNFAQAQRNSIRDVEVETLPGVVLGHKNMPVDSVACYVPGGKFPLVASAHMGVVTAKVAGVPRIITASPPVQGKPNPAVVAAMHLGGADEIYTFGGVQAIAAMALGTQSIDPVAMVVGPGNAYVAEAKRQLFGRIGIDLIAGPSETLVIADDSVDAEICATDLLGQAEHGFNTPAVLLTNSLQLAKDTLAEVERILKILPTANTAGVSWRDYGEVIVVDTLDEMISEADRIASEHVQVMTRDPDYFLKNMKNYGALFLGSRTNVAFGDKVIGTNHTLPTGKAARYTGGLWVGKFIKTCTYQKVLTDEASALIGSYCSRLCAIEGMIAHGEQANIRVRRYGHRNVPYGTAVPA